The proteins below come from a single Pseudomonas chlororaphis genomic window:
- the aceE gene encoding pyruvate dehydrogenase (E1 component; part of pyruvate dehydrogenase; forms a complex with DlaT and LpdC): MQDLDPVETQEWLDALESVLDKEGEDRAHYLMTRMGELATRSGSQLPYAITTPYRNTIPVTHEARMPGDLFMERRIRSLVRWNALAMVMRTNLKDSDLGGHISSFASSATLYDIGFNYFFQAPTDEHGGDLIYFQGHASPGVYARAFMEGRISEDQMNNFRQEVDGNGLSSYPHPWLMPDFWQFPTVSMGLGPIQAIYQARFMKYLEARGFIEPGKQKVWCFMGDGECDEPESLGAISLAGREKLDNLIFVINCNLQRLDGPVRGNGKIIQELEGVFRGAQWNVNKVIWGRFWDPLLAKDVDGILQRRMDEVIDGEYQNYKAKDGAFVREHFFNTPELKAMVADLSDDEIWKLNRGGHDPYKVYAAYHEAVNHKEQPTVILAKTIKGYGTGAGEAKNTAHNTKKVDVDSLKLFRDRFDIPVKDSELENLPFFKPEEGSAEARYLAERRAALGGFVPQRRAKSFSVPTPPLDTLKAILDGSGDREISTTMAFVRILAQLVKDKEIGSRIVPIIPDEARTFGMEGMFRQLGIYSSVGQLYEPVDKDQVMFYREDKKGQILEEGINEAGAMSSFIAAGTSYSSHNQPMLPFYIFYSMFGFQRIGDLAWAAGDSRTRGFLIGGTAGRTTLNGEGLQHEDGHSHMLAGTIPNCRTYDPTYGYELAVIIQDGMKKMTEEQQDVFYYITVMNESYQQPAMPAGVEEGIVKGMYLLEEDTREAAHHVQLMGSGTILREVREAAKILREEFNIGADVWSVTSFNELRRDGLAVERSNRLHPGQKPKLSYVEECLSGRKGPVIASTDYMKLFAEQIRQWVPSKEFKVLGTDGFGRSDSRKKLRHFFEVDRKFVVLAALEALADRGDIEPKVVAEAIAKFGIDPEKRNPLDC; the protein is encoded by the coding sequence ATGCAAGACCTCGATCCCGTCGAAACCCAGGAATGGCTGGACGCCCTGGAATCGGTTCTCGACAAAGAAGGCGAAGACCGTGCTCATTATCTGATGACCCGTATGGGTGAACTCGCGACCCGCAGCGGCTCGCAACTGCCCTACGCCATCACCACGCCGTACCGCAACACGATCCCCGTGACCCACGAAGCACGCATGCCTGGCGACCTGTTCATGGAACGCCGCATTCGCTCGCTGGTACGTTGGAACGCGTTGGCCATGGTCATGCGCACCAACCTGAAAGATTCTGACCTGGGCGGTCACATCTCCAGCTTCGCTTCCAGCGCGACGCTGTATGACATCGGCTTCAACTATTTCTTCCAGGCCCCGACCGATGAACACGGCGGCGACCTGATCTACTTCCAGGGTCACGCATCGCCCGGCGTCTACGCCCGTGCGTTCATGGAAGGCCGTATCTCCGAAGACCAGATGAACAACTTCCGCCAGGAAGTGGACGGCAACGGCCTGTCCTCGTACCCGCACCCTTGGCTGATGCCTGACTTCTGGCAGTTCCCGACCGTTTCCATGGGCCTGGGCCCGATCCAGGCGATCTACCAGGCACGTTTCATGAAGTACCTGGAAGCCCGTGGCTTCATCGAGCCGGGCAAGCAGAAAGTCTGGTGCTTCATGGGCGACGGCGAGTGCGACGAGCCGGAATCCCTGGGCGCGATCTCCCTGGCCGGCCGCGAGAAGCTGGACAACCTGATCTTCGTCATCAACTGCAACCTGCAGCGCCTCGACGGCCCGGTTCGCGGCAACGGCAAGATCATCCAGGAACTCGAAGGCGTGTTCCGTGGTGCCCAGTGGAACGTCAACAAAGTCATCTGGGGCCGTTTCTGGGACCCACTGCTGGCCAAGGACGTCGACGGCATCCTGCAACGCCGCATGGACGAAGTCATCGACGGCGAGTACCAGAACTACAAGGCCAAGGACGGCGCGTTCGTCCGTGAGCACTTCTTCAACACGCCTGAACTCAAGGCGATGGTTGCCGATCTGTCCGACGACGAGATCTGGAAACTCAACCGTGGCGGCCACGACCCGTACAAGGTCTACGCGGCGTACCACGAAGCGGTCAACCACAAAGAGCAGCCGACCGTCATCCTGGCCAAGACCATCAAGGGTTATGGCACCGGCGCCGGCGAAGCGAAGAACACCGCGCACAACACCAAGAAGGTCGATGTCGATAGCCTGAAGCTGTTCCGCGACCGCTTCGACATCCCGGTCAAGGACAGCGAGCTGGAAAACCTGCCGTTCTTCAAGCCTGAAGAAGGCAGCGCCGAAGCCCGTTACCTGGCCGAGCGCCGTGCCGCGCTGGGTGGTTTCGTGCCACAGCGTCGCGCCAAGAGCTTCAGCGTCCCGACCCCGCCACTGGACACCCTCAAGGCGATCCTGGACGGCTCGGGCGACCGTGAAATCTCCACCACCATGGCCTTCGTGCGGATCCTCGCGCAACTGGTCAAGGACAAGGAAATCGGCTCGCGCATCGTCCCGATCATCCCGGACGAAGCCCGTACCTTCGGTATGGAAGGCATGTTCCGCCAACTGGGCATCTACTCGTCCGTCGGCCAGCTCTACGAGCCAGTCGATAAAGACCAGGTGATGTTCTACCGCGAGGACAAGAAAGGCCAGATTCTCGAGGAAGGCATCAACGAAGCGGGCGCCATGAGCTCCTTCATTGCCGCCGGTACCTCGTACTCCAGCCACAACCAGCCGATGCTGCCGTTCTACATCTTCTATTCGATGTTCGGCTTCCAGCGGATCGGCGACCTGGCCTGGGCCGCTGGCGACAGCCGCACCCGTGGCTTCCTGATCGGCGGCACCGCCGGCCGTACCACCCTCAACGGTGAAGGCCTGCAGCACGAAGACGGTCACAGCCACATGCTGGCCGGCACCATCCCGAACTGCCGCACCTATGATCCAACCTACGGCTACGAGCTGGCGGTGATCATCCAGGACGGCATGAAGAAGATGACCGAAGAGCAACAGGACGTCTTCTACTACATCACCGTGATGAACGAGTCCTACCAGCAGCCAGCCATGCCGGCCGGCGTGGAGGAAGGCATCGTCAAGGGCATGTACCTGCTCGAGGAAGACACCCGCGAAGCCGCGCACCACGTCCAGCTGATGGGCTCCGGCACCATCCTGCGCGAAGTGCGTGAGGCGGCGAAGATCCTGCGCGAGGAATTCAACATCGGTGCCGATGTCTGGAGCGTCACCAGCTTCAACGAACTGCGTCGCGACGGCCTGGCCGTGGAGCGCAGCAATCGTCTGCACCCTGGCCAGAAGCCTAAGCTGAGCTATGTCGAAGAGTGCCTGAGCGGCCGTAAGGGTCCGGTCATTGCCTCTACCGACTACATGAAGCTGTTCGCCGAGCAGATCCGCCAGTGGGTTCCTTCCAAGGAGTTCAAAGTGCTGGGCACCGACGGTTTCGGCCGTAGCGACAGCCGCAAGAAGCTGCGTCACTTCTTCGAAGTCGACCGTAAGTTCGTTGTGTTGGCAGCCCTGGAAGCCCTGGCTGACCGCGGCGATATCGAACCGAAAGTGGTGGCCGAAGCCATCGCCAAGTTCGGCATCGATCCAGAAAAACGCAACCCACTGGACTGCTGA
- a CDS encoding phosphodiesterase, whose protein sequence is MFIPTVGPIVGHTTTDHARIFLRGDHDNSLVFAGVRYRRLGDAHWSKGHFVQLKAYRDMSDVIVLDGLEPGTAYEYQAGWFSPLSPTHTIGTVEELPLQWPRNTYRLRTPTNEPGLPRAYIVGSCRYLRITAGVPSRPALGDRTFAGINRVVAQADPPISAVLMTGDQVYLDDLNVVAPDRTYKDILFKYRTAFSQPHIRRLMAQVPTYMILDDHEIEDNWPANRSGNDEVLYANAMSAYALYQASHGPAHERLANGTLDKSLKRYWYRFAHGDVGWFVTDSRTQRNLSADDRRLLDEEQEQALLQWLVGSPARVKFVVTSVLFYPDSKRNDGDAWQAFPQQRLRLLETLRKHRVRNVIFISGDVHGAMTSRLRHSEDPDFEVNTLVASPFCNSKLLPYAKATDFIFDQPMARTGDGEYRYELTSKVLSQDNFARLNITAQSVQATFHDRDGNPVQTVDIPLR, encoded by the coding sequence ATGTTCATACCCACCGTCGGCCCGATCGTTGGCCACACCACGACGGATCACGCGCGGATATTCTTGCGCGGCGATCATGACAACAGCCTGGTATTCGCCGGTGTTCGCTACCGGCGCCTGGGCGACGCCCACTGGTCGAAGGGCCATTTCGTCCAGTTGAAGGCCTACCGCGACATGTCCGATGTCATCGTGCTCGATGGCCTTGAGCCCGGTACGGCCTATGAATACCAGGCAGGCTGGTTCAGCCCGCTAAGCCCGACCCACACCATAGGGACCGTTGAGGAACTGCCGCTGCAATGGCCCAGGAACACCTATCGCCTGCGCACGCCAACCAACGAGCCCGGCCTGCCGCGCGCCTATATCGTCGGCTCCTGCCGCTACCTGCGGATCACCGCCGGCGTGCCTTCGCGGCCCGCGCTCGGGGACCGCACCTTTGCCGGCATCAACCGCGTCGTGGCCCAGGCCGACCCGCCGATCAGCGCGGTCCTGATGACCGGGGACCAGGTCTACCTCGACGACCTGAACGTGGTGGCCCCTGACCGGACCTACAAGGACATTCTCTTCAAGTACCGCACGGCATTCTCCCAGCCGCACATCCGGCGACTGATGGCGCAGGTGCCCACCTACATGATCCTCGACGACCACGAAATCGAAGACAACTGGCCCGCCAACAGGTCCGGCAACGACGAGGTGCTCTATGCCAACGCCATGAGTGCGTACGCGCTTTACCAGGCCAGCCATGGCCCGGCCCATGAACGCTTGGCCAACGGCACGCTGGATAAGTCGCTCAAACGCTACTGGTACCGGTTTGCCCACGGCGACGTCGGATGGTTCGTCACCGACAGCCGTACCCAACGCAACCTGTCGGCAGATGACCGCCGCCTCCTGGATGAAGAGCAGGAGCAGGCCCTGCTCCAATGGCTCGTTGGCAGCCCCGCCCGGGTCAAGTTCGTGGTGACCAGCGTGCTGTTCTACCCCGACAGCAAGCGCAATGATGGAGATGCCTGGCAGGCCTTCCCGCAACAGCGCCTGCGGCTGCTGGAAACCCTGCGCAAGCATCGGGTCAGGAACGTGATCTTCATCTCGGGCGATGTCCATGGCGCCATGACCAGCCGCCTGCGACACAGCGAGGATCCTGATTTCGAAGTCAACACCCTGGTGGCCTCGCCGTTCTGCAACAGCAAGCTGCTGCCTTATGCCAAGGCCACGGATTTTATCTTCGACCAGCCCATGGCCCGCACGGGCGACGGAGAATATCGCTACGAACTGACCAGCAAAGTCCTCAGCCAGGATAACTTCGCACGCCTGAACATCACGGCCCAGAGCGTCCAGGCCACGTTCCACGACCGTGACGGCAACCCGGTGCAGACCGTCGATATTCCCTTGCGGTGA
- a CDS encoding ADP-heptose--LPS heptosyltransferase, translating to MRVLLIKTSSLGDVVHTLPALTDAARAIPGIKFDWVVEEGFAEIPTWHPAVGKVIAVAIRRWRKNLWQTIKSGEWRRFKQSLRAEKYDLVIDAQGLLKSAWLTRYVKAPVAGLDKDSAREPIAARFYDRRLAVARGQHAVERVRQLFAVALGYDLPRTQGSYGLNVDRLVELPRKYPYVVFLHGTTWESKHWPELYWRQLTERMGQFGVVVKLPWGNPLEKARAERIAKGLRNVEVLPKLNLGGMGKVLAGAQACVAVDTGLGHLAAALDVPTISLLGPTNPILTGAYGKGQVHLASDFPCAPCMQKQCTYPPTAEDARRFDLKREQPLCFTRLNPERVASHLSTLLAEEPR from the coding sequence TTGCGGGTATTGCTGATCAAGACCTCCTCGCTGGGGGATGTGGTCCACACGTTGCCAGCCCTGACCGATGCGGCGCGGGCGATCCCCGGGATCAAGTTCGATTGGGTGGTGGAAGAAGGCTTCGCCGAGATCCCGACCTGGCACCCGGCCGTGGGCAAGGTCATCGCGGTGGCGATCCGTCGCTGGCGCAAGAACCTCTGGCAAACGATCAAGAGCGGCGAGTGGCGACGCTTCAAGCAGAGCCTGCGCGCCGAAAAGTACGACCTGGTCATCGACGCCCAGGGCCTGTTGAAAAGTGCCTGGCTGACCCGTTACGTCAAGGCGCCGGTCGCCGGCCTGGACAAGGATTCGGCCCGCGAGCCCATCGCCGCGCGCTTCTACGATCGCCGCCTGGCGGTGGCCCGCGGTCAGCATGCGGTGGAGCGCGTGCGCCAGTTGTTCGCCGTGGCGCTGGGGTATGATTTGCCCCGGACCCAGGGCAGCTACGGCCTGAATGTCGATCGCCTGGTTGAATTGCCGCGCAAGTACCCTTATGTGGTGTTCCTGCACGGCACGACCTGGGAATCCAAGCACTGGCCCGAGCTGTATTGGCGCCAGCTCACCGAGCGCATGGGGCAGTTCGGCGTGGTGGTGAAGCTGCCGTGGGGCAACCCGTTGGAGAAGGCCCGGGCCGAGCGTATCGCCAAGGGCCTGCGCAATGTCGAAGTGTTGCCGAAGCTGAACCTGGGTGGCATGGGCAAGGTGCTTGCCGGCGCCCAGGCCTGCGTGGCAGTGGACACTGGTCTCGGGCACCTGGCTGCGGCCCTGGACGTGCCGACGATTTCGCTGCTGGGCCCCACCAACCCGATTCTGACCGGCGCCTATGGCAAGGGCCAGGTTCACCTCGCCAGCGATTTTCCCTGTGCACCCTGCATGCAGAAGCAGTGCACTTACCCGCCGACCGCCGAAGATGCCCGTCGGTTTGACCTGAAACGCGAGCAGCCCCTGTGCTTCACGCGTCTGAACCCCGAGCGTGTGGCCAGCCACCTGAGCACGTTATTGGCTGAGGAGCCGCGCTGA
- a CDS encoding ADP-heptose--LPS heptosyltransferase, whose translation MNILIVGPSWVGDMVMAQTLFQCLKQRHPQCEIDVLAPEWSRPILERMPQVRKALSFPLGHGALELATRRRIGKSLAGQYDQAILLPNSLKSALVPFFAGIPKRTGWRGEFRYGLLNDVRTLDKERYPLMIERFMALAYERGAELPTPYPRPSLAIDPVSRAQALAKFGLSLDRPVLALCPGAEFGESKRWPAEHYAQVAEAKIREGWQVWLFGSKKDHPVGEDIRSRLIPGLREESVNLSGDTSLAEAIDLLSCADSVVSNDSGLMHVAAALNRPLVAVYGSTSPGFTPPLADQVEIVRLGLECSPCFDRTCRFGHYNCLRQLMPQSVNEALERLQGTPVEVE comes from the coding sequence ATGAATATTCTGATCGTTGGGCCCAGTTGGGTCGGTGACATGGTGATGGCGCAGACACTGTTCCAGTGCCTGAAGCAGCGCCACCCGCAGTGCGAAATCGACGTCCTGGCCCCCGAGTGGAGTCGGCCGATCCTGGAGCGCATGCCACAGGTACGCAAGGCCTTGAGCTTCCCGCTCGGCCACGGCGCGCTGGAGCTGGCGACTCGGAGGCGCATCGGCAAGTCCCTGGCCGGCCAGTACGACCAGGCGATCCTGCTGCCCAACTCGCTGAAGTCGGCGCTGGTGCCATTCTTTGCCGGCATCCCCAAGCGCACCGGCTGGCGCGGCGAGTTCCGCTACGGCTTGCTCAATGACGTGCGCACGCTGGACAAAGAGCGTTATCCGCTGATGATCGAGCGCTTCATGGCCCTGGCCTACGAGCGCGGGGCCGAGTTGCCCACGCCGTATCCGCGCCCCAGCCTGGCCATTGACCCGGTGAGTCGCGCGCAAGCCCTGGCCAAGTTCGGCCTGAGCCTGGACCGCCCGGTGCTGGCCCTGTGTCCGGGCGCCGAATTCGGCGAATCCAAGCGCTGGCCGGCCGAGCACTACGCCCAGGTCGCCGAGGCGAAGATTCGGGAAGGCTGGCAGGTCTGGCTGTTCGGCTCGAAAAAGGATCATCCGGTGGGCGAGGACATCCGTTCGCGGCTGATCCCGGGGCTGCGCGAAGAGTCGGTGAACCTCAGCGGCGACACGTCCCTGGCCGAAGCCATCGACCTGCTGTCCTGTGCCGATTCGGTGGTCTCCAACGACTCCGGCCTGATGCACGTGGCCGCGGCCTTGAATCGCCCGTTGGTGGCGGTCTACGGCTCCACCTCGCCGGGCTTCACCCCGCCGCTGGCCGACCAGGTCGAAATCGTGCGCCTGGGCCTGGAATGCAGCCCATGCTTTGACCGCACCTGCCGCTTCGGGCACTACAACTGCCTGCGCCAGCTCATGCCGCAGTCGGTGAACGAGGCCCTGGAGCGTTTGCAGGGCACACCCGTGGAGGTCGAGTAA
- a CDS encoding bifunctional glutamine-synthetase adenylyltransferase/deadenyltransferase (catalyzes the ATP-dependent addition of AMP to a subunit of glutamine synthetase; also catalyzes the reverse reaction - deadenylation; adenylation/deadenylation of glutamine synthetase subunits is important for the regulation of this enzyme) has protein sequence MSLPSLAEVPVILQSLVSRAEESFRAAVASLDDDHGLSSWTPQHWEAFRRVAAASDFVIEQSVRDPAMLLALVRSGELDRGFAPGEMRAQIGAAVQAAETEDELGRVLRRQRTRQQVRIIWRDLTRQADLVQTCRDLSDMADTCIDEAYHWLYQRLAQQFGTPTGRRSGEPQQMVILGMGKLGAVELNLSSDIDLIFAYPEGGETVGVKRPLDNQEFFIRVGQRLIKALDPITVDGFVFRVDMRLRPYGSAGALVLSFNALEQYYQDQGRDWERYAMIKARVVAGDQVAGAQLLDMLRPFVYRRYLDFSAIEALRTMKQLIQQEVRRKGMADNIKLGSGGIREVEFIAQAFQLIHGGRDLSLQQRPLLKVLGTLEGQGYLPTKVVDELRQGYEFLRYTEHAIQAIGDRQTQMLPDSPQDQARIAFMLGFAHWPAFHERLMYWRERVAWHFGQVIADPDEDEGSESEVVVGGEWLPLWEDSQDEEAACRQLEAGGFSDAAKALKALAVLRGSPQLRAMQRLGRERLDAFIPRLLAQAVEHANPDLVLERVLPLVEAVARRSAYLVLLTENPGALRRLLTLCAASPWIAEQITRFPLLLDELLNEGRLFKPPLAPELAAELRERLTRIPEDDLEQQMEALRHFKLAHRLRVAASEIAGSLPLMKVSDYLTWLAEAILEQVLALAWRQTTAKHGVPLRTDGSLCDPGFIIVGYGKVGGLELGHGSDLDLVFIHDGDPQAETDGPKPIDGAQFFTRLGQRIIHLLTAQTNSGQLYEVDMRLRPSGASGLLVSSLGAFARYQENEAWTWEHQALVRARVLVGSQDVGLAFENVRAQVLGRKRDLSMLRQEVSEMRAKMRDNLGSKATAAGTAANAFEATAPFDLKQDAGGIVDIEFMVQYAALAWSEEHPSLLRYTDNIRILEGLQEVGLMPAEDATLLREAYKAYRSAAHRQALQKEAGVIAGDQFVDERRQVLRIWRTLGLN, from the coding sequence ATGAGCCTGCCCTCGCTTGCCGAAGTACCGGTCATTCTCCAGTCATTGGTCAGTCGGGCCGAGGAGTCGTTCCGTGCGGCGGTCGCTTCGCTCGACGACGACCACGGCCTGTCGAGCTGGACGCCGCAGCACTGGGAGGCATTCCGGCGCGTCGCTGCCGCCAGTGACTTTGTCATCGAGCAAAGTGTGCGTGACCCGGCGATGCTGTTGGCGCTGGTGCGCAGCGGCGAGCTGGACCGCGGCTTCGCCCCCGGCGAGATGCGTGCGCAGATTGGTGCCGCGGTCCAGGCTGCCGAGACCGAAGACGAACTGGGCCGCGTCCTGCGTCGCCAGCGCACGCGCCAGCAGGTGCGGATCATCTGGCGCGACCTGACCCGCCAGGCCGACCTGGTGCAAACCTGCCGCGATCTCTCCGACATGGCCGATACCTGCATCGACGAGGCCTACCATTGGTTGTACCAGCGCCTCGCCCAGCAGTTCGGCACCCCCACCGGGCGGCGCAGCGGCGAGCCGCAGCAGATGGTCATTCTCGGCATGGGCAAGCTGGGGGCGGTGGAGCTGAACCTGTCGTCGGACATCGACCTTATCTTTGCCTACCCGGAGGGGGGCGAAACCGTCGGCGTCAAGCGGCCGCTGGATAACCAGGAGTTCTTCATCCGGGTCGGCCAGCGCCTGATCAAGGCCCTGGACCCGATCACCGTCGACGGTTTCGTGTTCCGCGTGGACATGCGCCTGCGTCCTTATGGTTCGGCCGGCGCACTGGTGCTGAGCTTCAATGCCCTGGAGCAGTATTACCAGGACCAGGGGCGCGACTGGGAACGCTACGCCATGATCAAGGCGCGCGTGGTCGCGGGTGACCAGGTGGCCGGTGCGCAGTTGCTCGACATGCTGCGTCCGTTCGTTTATCGCCGTTACCTGGACTTTTCCGCCATCGAAGCGCTGCGCACCATGAAGCAGCTGATCCAGCAGGAAGTGCGGCGCAAGGGCATGGCCGACAACATCAAGCTCGGGTCGGGCGGGATTCGCGAGGTGGAGTTCATCGCCCAGGCGTTCCAGCTGATCCACGGCGGTCGCGACCTGAGCCTGCAGCAGCGCCCGCTGCTCAAAGTGCTGGGCACTCTCGAAGGCCAGGGGTATCTGCCGACCAAGGTGGTCGACGAGTTGCGCCAGGGTTATGAATTCCTGCGTTATACCGAGCACGCGATCCAGGCCATCGGCGATCGCCAGACCCAGATGCTGCCGGACAGCCCGCAGGACCAGGCGCGGATTGCCTTCATGCTGGGGTTTGCGCACTGGCCGGCGTTCCATGAGCGGTTGATGTATTGGCGCGAGCGGGTGGCCTGGCACTTCGGCCAGGTCATTGCTGACCCTGACGAAGACGAGGGCAGTGAGAGCGAAGTGGTGGTGGGCGGCGAATGGCTGCCGTTGTGGGAAGACAGCCAGGATGAGGAGGCGGCCTGCCGCCAGTTGGAGGCGGGCGGTTTCAGCGATGCGGCCAAGGCCCTCAAGGCCCTGGCTGTCTTGCGCGGCAGCCCGCAATTGCGAGCGATGCAACGCCTGGGGCGCGAGCGTCTGGACGCCTTCATTCCGCGCTTGCTGGCCCAGGCGGTGGAGCATGCCAACCCGGACCTGGTGCTGGAGCGCGTATTGCCGCTGGTCGAAGCGGTGGCGCGCCGCTCGGCTTACCTGGTGCTGTTGACGGAAAACCCCGGCGCCCTGCGGCGCTTGCTGACCTTGTGCGCAGCGAGCCCGTGGATCGCCGAGCAGATCACGCGTTTTCCTTTATTACTCGATGAGCTGCTCAACGAGGGGCGCTTGTTCAAGCCGCCGCTGGCGCCGGAGCTGGCCGCCGAGTTGCGCGAGCGCCTGACGCGGATTCCCGAGGATGATCTTGAACAGCAGATGGAGGCGCTGCGGCATTTCAAGCTGGCGCACCGCCTGCGGGTGGCTGCATCGGAAATCGCCGGCAGCCTGCCGCTGATGAAAGTCAGCGACTACCTGACCTGGTTGGCCGAGGCGATTCTCGAACAAGTGCTGGCCCTGGCCTGGCGCCAGACGACCGCCAAGCATGGCGTGCCGTTGCGCACCGACGGCAGCTTGTGCGATCCGGGCTTCATCATTGTCGGTTATGGGAAAGTCGGCGGCCTTGAATTGGGGCATGGTTCCGACCTGGACCTGGTCTTCATCCATGACGGCGATCCGCAGGCCGAAACCGACGGGCCGAAGCCGATCGATGGCGCCCAGTTCTTCACCCGGCTTGGCCAGCGGATCATTCACTTGCTAACGGCCCAGACCAACTCCGGGCAGCTCTATGAAGTGGACATGCGCTTGCGTCCGTCCGGGGCGTCGGGGTTACTGGTCAGCTCCCTCGGGGCGTTTGCCCGTTATCAGGAAAATGAAGCCTGGACGTGGGAGCATCAGGCACTGGTGCGGGCCCGGGTGCTGGTGGGCAGCCAGGACGTGGGCTTGGCATTTGAAAATGTCCGCGCCCAGGTCCTTGGGCGCAAGCGTGACTTGTCGATGTTGCGCCAGGAGGTCAGCGAGATGCGCGCCAAGATGCGCGATAACCTTGGCAGCAAGGCCACCGCTGCCGGAACCGCGGCAAATGCCTTCGAGGCCACGGCGCCGTTCGACCTCAAGCAGGACGCCGGAGGTATCGTCGATATTGAATTTATGGTGCAATACGCGGCCCTGGCGTGGTCCGAGGAACACCCGTCGTTGCTGCGCTACACCGATAACATCCGCATTCTGGAAGGGTTGCAGGAGGTCGGGTTGATGCCGGCCGAAGACGCCACCTTGTTGCGCGAGGCCTACAAAGCCTACCGCTCCGCCGCCCACCGCCAGGCCCTGCAGAAAGAGGCCGGGGTGATTGCAGGCGACCAGTTCGTGGATGAACGCCGGCAGGTGCTGCGGATCTGGCGGACGTTGGGGTTGAATTGA
- a CDS encoding dihydrolipoamide acetyltransferase, with protein sequence MSELIRVPDIGSGEGEVIELFVKVGDRIEADQSILTLESDKASMEVPAPKAGVIKSLKVKLGDRLKEGDELLELEVEGAAAAPEAAAPAAAPAAAEKPAAAPAAEAAPAPAAAPAEASVQDIHVPDIGSSGKAKIIEVLVKVGDTVEADQSLITLESDKASMEIPSPAAGVVESVEIKLEDEVGTGDLILKLKVAGAAAPAAPAPAQAAAPAAKAEAAPAAAPAAKAEAAPAPAPAATPAPSGAKVHAGPAVRQLAREFGVELSAVSPSGPHGRVLKEDVQVYVKAMMQKAKNAPAEGASGGAGIPPIPAVDFSRFGETEEVAMTRLMQIGASSLHRSWLNIPHVTQFDQADITELEAFRVAQKAVAEKAGVKLTVLPLLLKACAHLLKELPDFNSSLAPSGKAVIRKKYVHIGFAVDTPEGLLVPVIRNVDQKSLLQLAGEAAALAEKARNKKLTADDMQGACFTISSLGHIGGTGFTPIVNAPEVAILGVSKATIQPVWDGKAFQPKLMLPLSLSYDHRVINGAAAARFTKRLSDLLGDIRTILL encoded by the coding sequence GTGAGCGAACTCATTCGCGTACCTGACATCGGCAGCGGTGAAGGTGAAGTAATCGAACTGTTTGTGAAGGTCGGCGACCGTATCGAAGCCGACCAGAGCATCCTGACGCTCGAGTCGGACAAGGCCAGCATGGAAGTGCCTGCGCCGAAGGCCGGCGTCATCAAGAGCCTGAAAGTGAAGCTGGGCGATCGCCTGAAAGAAGGCGACGAACTGCTGGAGCTGGAAGTCGAGGGCGCCGCCGCGGCGCCTGAAGCGGCCGCGCCGGCAGCGGCCCCGGCCGCCGCTGAAAAGCCTGCTGCCGCACCGGCTGCCGAAGCAGCCCCAGCACCGGCGGCCGCACCAGCCGAAGCGTCTGTCCAGGACATCCATGTCCCGGACATCGGTTCGTCGGGCAAGGCCAAGATCATCGAAGTCCTGGTCAAGGTCGGCGACACCGTCGAAGCCGACCAGTCGCTGATCACCCTGGAATCCGACAAAGCCAGCATGGAAATCCCATCGCCCGCCGCCGGTGTGGTGGAGAGCGTCGAGATCAAGCTGGAAGACGAAGTCGGAACCGGTGACCTGATCCTGAAGCTGAAAGTGGCCGGCGCTGCTGCTCCTGCCGCGCCAGCACCTGCTCAAGCCGCCGCGCCGGCTGCCAAGGCCGAAGCCGCTCCCGCTGCCGCCCCTGCCGCTAAGGCCGAGGCTGCGCCAGCACCGGCCCCTGCCGCGACCCCTGCGCCAAGCGGTGCCAAGGTTCACGCAGGCCCTGCAGTGCGACAACTGGCCCGTGAGTTCGGCGTCGAGCTGTCGGCTGTCAGCCCAAGCGGCCCACACGGCCGCGTGCTGAAAGAAGACGTGCAGGTGTACGTCAAGGCCATGATGCAGAAGGCCAAGAACGCACCGGCCGAAGGCGCCTCGGGTGGCGCGGGCATTCCGCCGATCCCGGCGGTGGATTTCAGCCGCTTCGGCGAAACCGAAGAAGTAGCCATGACCCGCCTGATGCAGATCGGCGCGTCGAGCCTGCACCGCAGCTGGCTGAACATTCCGCACGTGACCCAGTTCGACCAGGCCGACATCACCGAGCTGGAAGCTTTCCGCGTGGCGCAGAAAGCCGTGGCGGAAAAGGCCGGCGTGAAGCTGACCGTGCTGCCCCTGTTGCTCAAGGCTTGCGCGCACCTGCTCAAGGAACTGCCGGACTTCAACAGTTCGCTGGCTCCAAGCGGCAAGGCTGTGATCCGCAAGAAGTACGTGCACATCGGCTTCGCCGTCGACACCCCGGAAGGCCTGCTGGTACCGGTCATCCGCAACGTCGACCAGAAGAGCCTGCTGCAACTGGCTGGCGAAGCCGCTGCCCTGGCCGAAAAAGCCCGAAACAAGAAGCTCACCGCCGACGACATGCAGGGCGCCTGCTTCACGATCTCCAGCCTCGGCCATATTGGCGGCACCGGCTTCACGCCGATCGTCAACGCGCCGGAAGTGGCGATCCTGGGTGTTTCCAAGGCCACCATCCAGCCGGTCTGGGACGGCAAGGCCTTCCAGCCGAAGCTGATGCTGCCGCTGTCGCTGTCCTACGATCACCGCGTGATCAACGGTGCCGCTGCTGCACGCTTCACCAAGCGTCTGAGCGATCTGTTGGGCGACATTCGTACCATCCTGCTGTAA